Proteins from a genomic interval of Rhodopseudomonas julia:
- a CDS encoding lysophospholipid acyltransferase family protein → MTSGRSLSPTRRARYFVEYALLRLVAALLRSLPIDFASSMMGRAWSVVGPRTHRHPRVMHNLALAFPEKSESEREEIARQQWDNLGRTFAESFLIDRIVASDRVTIDIDPKLRQSFVERGAGLLVVGLHSANWEIASIAIPKELNGVGLYQRLKNPYSDAYVTTLRSNVFPGGLIAKAKSTPKRVMAHVRAGGAVALLGDQREAKGIKVTVFGKETTANPFPAMVARRLHNPVVAGRVLRSRGARFVVQAVVLECPQTGNQMEDVAVFTQTIQTQFETWIRERPGEWMWVHDRWKPARTRS, encoded by the coding sequence ATGACCTCCGGCCGATCATTGTCACCGACACGCCGTGCACGCTACTTCGTCGAGTACGCGCTCCTGCGTCTTGTTGCGGCGCTTTTGCGCTCGTTACCGATCGATTTCGCCTCCAGCATGATGGGGCGCGCCTGGAGTGTTGTCGGGCCACGAACGCATCGGCATCCCCGGGTGATGCACAATCTTGCCCTCGCCTTTCCCGAAAAGAGCGAATCGGAGCGCGAGGAGATCGCCCGCCAGCAATGGGACAATCTCGGGCGAACCTTTGCCGAGAGCTTTCTCATCGACCGCATCGTTGCAAGCGATCGTGTGACGATCGATATCGATCCGAAGTTACGTCAAAGCTTCGTTGAACGCGGTGCGGGCCTGCTGGTCGTCGGCCTCCATTCGGCAAATTGGGAGATCGCCTCGATCGCCATCCCCAAAGAGCTCAATGGGGTCGGGCTCTACCAAAGGCTCAAGAACCCCTACTCCGACGCCTATGTCACGACCTTGAGGTCGAACGTCTTCCCGGGCGGCCTCATCGCAAAAGCCAAGTCTACGCCGAAACGTGTGATGGCTCATGTGCGTGCCGGCGGTGCGGTTGCGCTCCTCGGCGATCAGCGCGAAGCGAAAGGCATCAAGGTCACGGTCTTCGGCAAGGAAACAACGGCCAATCCTTTTCCGGCGATGGTGGCACGTCGTTTGCATAATCCTGTGGTGGCTGGCCGCGTCCTCCGAAGTCGGGGCGCACGCTTCGTCGTTCAGGCGGTGGTGCTCGAATGCCCCCAGACTGGAAACCAGATGGAGGATGTGGCCGTATTTACTCAAACGATCCAGACACAGTTCGAAACCTGGATCCGAGAGAGACCGGGAGAGTGGATGTGGGTTCACGACCGCTGGAAACCAGCCCGCACGCGGAGCTGA
- a CDS encoding TerC family protein: MELLSDPQVWASFLTLCVMEIVLGIDNIVFISVVVSRLPEEQAKKARQIGLLLALVFRILLLLVLSWLIGLTAPVFTAFGQEVSWRDLILIGGGLFLIYKATHEIHAEIEHESAALTEAKTASFGGIIAQVLIIDMVFSVDSIITAIGMAEHVEVMIAAVIVAIAVMYAASGPIAEFIKHNPTTKMLALAFLLLIGVALIADGLGFHIPRGYIYFSMAFAAVVEVFNVLARRRRQKVAGDKQ, from the coding sequence ATGGAGCTCCTTTCGGATCCGCAAGTCTGGGCGAGCTTCCTGACGCTCTGCGTCATGGAGATCGTGCTTGGCATCGACAACATCGTCTTCATTTCCGTCGTCGTTAGCCGGCTGCCGGAGGAGCAGGCCAAAAAAGCACGCCAGATCGGGCTTTTGCTGGCGCTCGTCTTCCGCATCCTGCTTCTGCTGGTCCTGTCGTGGCTGATCGGTCTGACCGCCCCGGTTTTCACTGCGTTCGGTCAGGAGGTCTCCTGGCGCGATCTCATTTTGATCGGTGGCGGGCTGTTCCTGATCTACAAGGCGACGCATGAAATCCATGCGGAGATCGAGCATGAGTCCGCGGCGCTGACGGAGGCCAAGACCGCATCTTTTGGCGGGATCATCGCCCAGGTGCTCATCATCGACATGGTTTTCTCCGTCGATTCCATCATCACTGCGATCGGCATGGCCGAACATGTCGAGGTGATGATCGCGGCCGTCATCGTGGCGATCGCCGTGATGTACGCCGCGTCGGGCCCGATCGCGGAGTTCATCAAGCACAATCCGACCACCAAAATGTTGGCACTCGCCTTCCTGCTCCTGATCGGCGTGGCGCTCATCGCCGATGGTTTGGGTTTCCATATCCCGCGTGGCTATATCTACTTTTCCATGGCGTTTGCGGCGGTGGTCGAGGTGTTCAACGTCCTTGCGCGCCGCCGCCGTCAGAAGGTTGCAGGAGACAAGCAGTGA
- a CDS encoding extracellular solute-binding protein: protein MVPCPRLTSALAALLLGFVASILPASAQEPQHAIAMHGDPELPADFDHLPYANPEAPQGGRIAYAMVGSFDSLNPFILKGTAPRALWDDEWGNNLWESLMVRNRDEPFSLYGLLAETVTVPDDRSWISFSIRPQAKWADGEPVTAADVVYSFNLLKDHGRPKTWYAMVADVTAESERTVRFTFDDGASRELPLLVALLPILPKHAVSEEEFSRSSLTPLMGSGPYEVAETRPGTSIILKKRHDYWGEDIPAKRGFDNFEEIRLEYFRDTNTYFEAFKKGLFDYHREKDPSRWQTGYRFPAVEQGLVKLEKFDTGIPKGMNGFFMNTRRPVFADKRVRQALGYFLDFKWLNENLFLGAYDRTASYFEGSELSAIGRPASEGEKKLLAPYPDAVLPSVMDGSYRPPEGDGSGRDRDNFRKGLALLKEAGWVRQGGKIVNEETGEPFAFEILVMTREDERLALAYQNALALVGITANVRQVDASQYWERLKSFDFDMIRYNLAFASLSPGSEQSFRWSSAAAESPGSFNFSGAADPAIDAMIQQLLSVKDRESFVAAVRAFDRVLISGFYVVPLFHAPAEWVAYWNRLSHPSQGSLYGPEPTTWWSSEAQQN, encoded by the coding sequence ATGGTGCCTTGCCCTCGCCTCACGAGCGCGCTCGCGGCGCTGCTCTTGGGGTTTGTCGCGTCGATCCTTCCGGCCAGCGCACAAGAACCCCAGCACGCGATTGCCATGCATGGCGATCCGGAGCTGCCGGCGGACTTCGATCACCTCCCCTATGCCAATCCAGAGGCCCCGCAGGGAGGGCGCATCGCCTACGCAATGGTGGGCAGTTTCGACAGCCTCAATCCGTTCATTCTCAAGGGAACGGCGCCGCGCGCTCTGTGGGACGACGAATGGGGCAACAATCTCTGGGAAAGCCTGATGGTGCGAAATCGCGACGAGCCGTTTTCGCTCTATGGGCTGCTCGCGGAGACAGTCACCGTTCCAGACGACCGCTCCTGGATCTCGTTTTCCATACGCCCGCAAGCGAAATGGGCCGACGGCGAGCCGGTGACGGCGGCGGACGTCGTCTACTCGTTCAATCTCTTGAAAGACCATGGGCGCCCGAAAACCTGGTATGCCATGGTGGCCGATGTCACGGCCGAGAGCGAACGCACGGTCCGCTTCACTTTCGATGACGGCGCCAGCCGCGAATTGCCGCTTCTCGTCGCACTGCTGCCGATCTTACCCAAACACGCCGTTTCGGAAGAAGAGTTTTCCCGAAGCAGCCTCACGCCGCTTATGGGCTCCGGCCCCTATGAGGTCGCCGAAACCCGCCCCGGCACCTCTATCATCCTGAAAAAGCGGCACGATTATTGGGGCGAGGATATCCCGGCGAAGCGCGGCTTCGACAATTTCGAAGAGATCCGGTTGGAATATTTCCGCGACACCAACACCTATTTCGAAGCCTTCAAGAAGGGGCTCTTCGACTATCATCGGGAAAAAGATCCGAGCCGCTGGCAGACCGGCTATCGCTTCCCGGCGGTGGAACAAGGCCTGGTCAAACTCGAAAAGTTCGATACGGGCATCCCCAAGGGGATGAACGGCTTCTTCATGAACACCCGGAGGCCGGTTTTTGCCGACAAGCGCGTACGTCAGGCGCTCGGCTATTTCCTGGACTTCAAATGGCTGAACGAAAATCTCTTCCTCGGCGCTTATGACCGCACCGCTAGCTATTTCGAGGGCTCCGAACTCTCGGCGATCGGCCGCCCCGCCTCCGAAGGCGAGAAAAAGCTCCTCGCGCCCTACCCCGATGCGGTGCTCCCCTCTGTGATGGACGGCAGCTATCGTCCGCCCGAAGGCGACGGCAGTGGCCGCGACCGCGACAATTTCCGCAAGGGCCTCGCCTTGCTGAAAGAGGCCGGCTGGGTCCGCCAGGGCGGCAAGATCGTCAACGAAGAGACAGGTGAGCCCTTCGCGTTCGAAATTCTTGTGATGACGCGCGAGGACGAGCGGCTGGCGCTGGCGTACCAGAACGCGCTGGCGCTCGTTGGAATCACCGCAAATGTCCGCCAGGTGGATGCGAGCCAGTATTGGGAGCGGTTGAAATCGTTCGACTTCGACATGATACGGTACAATCTGGCCTTCGCATCGCTCTCTCCCGGCAGCGAGCAATCCTTCCGCTGGTCGTCGGCTGCCGCAGAGAGCCCCGGAAGCTTCAATTTCTCCGGTGCCGCCGATCCCGCCATCGATGCGATGATCCAACAACTCTTGTCGGTCAAAGACCGAGAGAGCTTTGTCGCCGCGGTGCGCGCTTTCGATCGCGTGCTGATTTCGGGATTTTACGTTGTGCCGCTCTTTCATGCCCCCGCCGAGTGGGTCGCCTATTGGAACAGGCTTTCCCATCCCTCGCAGGGGTCGCTTTATGGGCCGGAGCCCACAACATGGTGGTCGAGCGAGGCCCAGCAGAATTGA
- the doeB gene encoding N(2)-acetyl-L-2,4-diaminobutanoate deacetylase DoeB, translated as MIDSPIVPTVDFEREGVQHGYLRLPWSRDESAWGNLMIPITVVSNGSGPTALVTGGSHGDEYEGPIALADFARKVTCDDITGRIILVPFMNYPAFRAGTRLSPIDTFNLNRTFPGRPDGSVTEKIADYIQRVLLPMADLVLDFHSGGKTLNFLPFAACHVLENKAQEARCREARDAFCAPYSMTMLEIDAVGMLDTAAEALGKVFVTTEIGGGGTATARTLAIARRGLANVLKHAGILAGPIDRQPSTFLDMPGPECFSFSQSEGFVEPEIDLGAQVRKGDLLLSVHPIERLGGQPQEYRAGLDGILAARHFPGLVGLGDCLAVVATTEPGAQA; from the coding sequence ATGATTGACAGCCCCATCGTCCCGACCGTCGACTTTGAGCGCGAAGGCGTCCAGCACGGCTATTTGAGACTTCCCTGGAGCCGGGACGAAAGCGCCTGGGGAAATCTCATGATCCCCATCACGGTCGTGAGCAACGGCTCCGGCCCGACCGCCCTCGTCACCGGCGGCAGCCATGGCGACGAATATGAGGGCCCCATCGCCCTCGCCGATTTCGCCCGCAAGGTGACATGCGATGATATCACGGGGCGCATCATCCTGGTTCCCTTCATGAATTATCCGGCGTTCCGGGCCGGAACGCGCCTGTCCCCGATCGACACGTTCAATCTCAACCGCACCTTCCCAGGACGGCCGGACGGCAGCGTGACGGAGAAGATCGCCGACTACATTCAGCGCGTTCTGCTGCCCATGGCAGATCTGGTGCTGGACTTTCATTCCGGCGGCAAAACACTGAATTTCCTGCCGTTTGCGGCCTGCCATGTGTTGGAGAACAAGGCGCAGGAGGCGCGCTGTCGGGAAGCCCGCGACGCTTTCTGCGCGCCCTATTCGATGACGATGCTGGAAATCGACGCGGTGGGCATGCTCGATACGGCCGCCGAGGCGCTGGGCAAGGTCTTTGTGACGACCGAAATTGGTGGGGGTGGGACCGCGACGGCGCGGACATTGGCGATTGCGCGCCGCGGCCTCGCGAACGTCCTCAAACATGCGGGCATTCTGGCGGGCCCGATCGACCGCCAGCCCTCCACCTTTCTCGATATGCCCGGGCCAGAGTGTTTCTCATTCAGCCAATCGGAAGGCTTCGTCGAGCCCGAGATCGATCTCGGGGCGCAAGTCAGAAAGGGAGATCTCCTTCTGTCAGTGCACCCAATCGAAAGGTTGGGCGGACAGCCCCAGGAATATCGAGCCGGTCTCGACGGGATCCTTGCCGCTCGTCATTTTCCAGGGCTCGTCGGTCTTGGCGACTGTCTCGCAGTCGTGGCAACGACCGAGCCCGGTGCACAGGCCTAA
- a CDS encoding CDP-alcohol phosphatidyltransferase family protein, with the protein MLTGSRDLQLGQQLEHLRAAASLFAIHLLTASGAALALLATLAAARGEWRAAFVWLGIALIVDALDGPIARRYQVGSRLPRWDGSALDFVIDYTTYVFVPAIILASGCGLGTFFGILAAMIVAITGALYFADTRMKEPDNSFRGFPAAWNLAVFVLFALQPHPFVTFMVTVLLAVGTFLPVNFVHPVRVTKWRSLTLLMMVLWMICAGILIATGFDQSSTVEMLLLVTSFYLLGVAGVQQLLARF; encoded by the coding sequence ATGTTGACGGGGTCTAGGGATTTGCAGCTCGGGCAGCAACTGGAGCATCTGCGCGCAGCCGCGTCGCTCTTCGCCATCCATCTGTTGACGGCAAGCGGGGCAGCGCTGGCGCTGCTTGCGACGCTTGCCGCTGCGCGCGGAGAATGGCGCGCAGCGTTCGTTTGGCTTGGGATCGCGCTCATCGTCGACGCGCTCGACGGTCCGATCGCGCGCCGCTACCAGGTCGGCTCGCGTCTGCCGCGCTGGGACGGCAGCGCGCTCGACTTCGTCATCGACTACACGACCTATGTTTTCGTGCCGGCCATCATCCTGGCGAGCGGCTGCGGGCTCGGAACATTCTTCGGCATCTTAGCTGCGATGATCGTGGCGATTACCGGAGCTCTTTATTTCGCCGATACGCGGATGAAGGAACCGGACAATTCGTTCCGAGGGTTTCCGGCTGCCTGGAACCTCGCCGTCTTTGTCCTCTTCGCTTTGCAGCCGCATCCTTTCGTGACCTTCATGGTGACGGTGCTGCTTGCGGTTGGAACGTTCCTGCCGGTCAATTTCGTGCATCCGGTACGTGTCACCAAATGGCGCTCGCTTACGCTGTTGATGATGGTGCTCTGGATGATCTGCGCCGGCATTTTGATCGCGACCGGTTTCGATCAGAGCTCGACTGTCGAAATGCTGCTGCTGGTCACGAGCTTCTACCTTCTCGGTGTCGCTGGCGTTCAGCAGCTTCTCGCACGCTTTTAG
- a CDS encoding invasion associated locus B family protein — MQFLQAAMRRSRSIAQVAAPLLLVLAVSPAWAQDQQPNQDQQQPEWVKLCSENPQNKKQVCVVTRERRAATGQLLAAVSLRETEGKKFLVSAVPPGMLLRPGLQVQIDGGKPTKVQYSICFPNLCFAEAEVNDDFVASMKRGSKLVITTLNQQAKPINFDVSLSGFTSSYEGEAIDPKELQAEQQKLQDELKRKAEQARKQLIEKQQQSSGQ, encoded by the coding sequence ATGCAATTTCTTCAGGCCGCGATGCGGCGGTCGCGTTCCATTGCGCAGGTCGCGGCGCCCTTGCTCCTGGTTCTTGCAGTCTCGCCCGCCTGGGCGCAGGACCAGCAGCCGAACCAGGATCAGCAGCAGCCGGAATGGGTTAAGCTGTGTAGCGAAAATCCGCAGAACAAGAAGCAGGTCTGCGTGGTCACACGCGAGCGTCGTGCGGCCACTGGGCAGTTGCTTGCAGCCGTCTCGTTGCGCGAGACGGAAGGCAAGAAATTCCTGGTTTCGGCCGTGCCGCCAGGAATGTTGTTGCGGCCCGGACTGCAGGTTCAGATCGATGGCGGCAAGCCGACCAAGGTGCAGTACTCGATCTGCTTCCCGAATCTGTGCTTCGCAGAAGCGGAAGTGAACGACGATTTCGTCGCCTCGATGAAGCGCGGCAGCAAGCTCGTCATCACGACGCTCAACCAGCAGGCCAAGCCGATTAATTTCGACGTGAGCCTGTCGGGCTTTACCTCTTCCTATGAGGGCGAAGCGATCGACCCGAAGGAGCTGCAGGCCGAGCAGCAGAAGCTGCAGGACGAGTTGAAGCGCAAAGCCGAACAGGCGCGCAAACAGCTCATCGAAAAGCAGCAGCAGAGTTCCGGCCAGTAA
- a CDS encoding Nramp family divalent metal transporter, translating to MTATPRSSSLSDRTTTAIRETLAGRRHGPFSGMVFAGPAVIASIAYMDPGNFATNIQAGAKYGYTLLWVVLMANLIAMLFQALSARLGIVTGRNLAELCRDKFPLPVVLVMWVVSEIAAMATDLAEFLGGAIGLALLFDMPLLVGMGITAVVTLAILLFERGGFRPMELIIGSLVGLIGLCYLIEMFIAPVDWAAAGMHVFVPEMPDGEALLISVGIIGATVMPHAVYLHSGLTQNRAPVANDQERRKLVRFSNREVVLALAVAGLVNMAMVVMASSAFHAGHSEVAEIETAYHTLTPLLGVAAAEVFLISLIASGVSSSVVGTMAGQMIMQGFVGFSIPIWVRRLVTMLPAFIVVALGINATKALVISQVILSIALPVPMIALLYFTASRDIMGQFVARRSISVIAVTGTIVVLALNMVLLLDTFGVEMPGLPPL from the coding sequence GTGACCGCGACCCCCCGTTCATCCTCTTTGTCCGACCGCACCACGACGGCCATCCGCGAGACGCTCGCAGGCAGGCGCCACGGACCCTTCTCTGGAATGGTCTTTGCCGGTCCCGCAGTGATCGCCTCGATCGCCTATATGGACCCGGGCAACTTCGCCACGAACATCCAGGCGGGGGCGAAGTACGGCTATACGCTGCTGTGGGTCGTCTTGATGGCGAACCTGATCGCCATGTTGTTTCAGGCCCTATCTGCGCGGCTCGGCATCGTCACCGGGCGCAATCTTGCGGAACTTTGCCGAGACAAGTTCCCGTTGCCTGTCGTTCTCGTGATGTGGGTCGTGAGCGAGATTGCTGCGATGGCGACCGACCTTGCCGAATTCCTCGGCGGAGCGATCGGGCTCGCGCTGCTCTTCGACATGCCTCTCCTCGTCGGCATGGGGATTACCGCTGTCGTCACGCTCGCGATCTTGTTGTTCGAGCGGGGCGGCTTTCGGCCGATGGAGCTTATCATCGGGTCGCTCGTCGGCCTCATCGGGCTTTGTTATCTGATCGAGATGTTCATTGCGCCCGTGGATTGGGCCGCGGCCGGCATGCATGTCTTCGTGCCGGAAATGCCGGACGGCGAGGCGCTTTTGATTTCCGTCGGCATCATTGGCGCGACCGTCATGCCGCATGCCGTCTATCTGCATTCGGGCCTGACACAGAACCGCGCCCCAGTCGCCAACGATCAAGAACGGCGCAAGCTCGTCCGATTCTCCAACCGAGAGGTGGTTTTGGCTCTGGCGGTGGCAGGGCTGGTGAATATGGCGATGGTTGTGATGGCATCGAGTGCCTTCCACGCCGGTCACAGCGAGGTCGCGGAGATCGAGACCGCCTATCACACACTGACCCCGCTTCTTGGTGTGGCGGCGGCTGAAGTGTTCCTGATCTCGTTGATCGCGTCCGGCGTGTCGAGTTCGGTCGTGGGAACGATGGCGGGCCAGATGATCATGCAAGGCTTCGTCGGCTTCAGTATTCCGATCTGGGTCCGGCGTCTCGTCACCATGCTGCCGGCCTTTATCGTCGTCGCTCTCGGCATCAACGCCACGAAGGCGCTCGTCATCAGCCAGGTGATCCTGTCGATCGCGTTGCCCGTGCCGATGATCGCGCTCCTCTATTTCACGGCCAGTCGCGATATCATGGGGCAGTTCGTGGCGCGACGCTCGATCAGTGTGATAGCCGTCACGGGAACAATCGTCGTTCTGGCGCTCAATATGGTGCTTTTGCTGGACACATTCGGCGTTGAGATGCCGGGCCTGCCGCCACTCTAG
- a CDS encoding AEC family transporter has product MSDVVGLALPFFGLILLGFVAGRIWHEDEKALAWLNLYVIYFALPALFFEVLSKTPIEELTNGSFIFATTFATYTAFAFAFAFAVLRNDGRIPEATVQGLVGGYGNVGYMGAPLAIVALGPQAAAPAALIFSFDVTLVFTLAPLMMAMSGASHQPIGSILTSIPRKVLLHPFILATLAGVAAAFIGVGLPAPLERFLSLLGGSAAPCALFALGVTVGLRPLRRVPGELPVLIAIKLLVHPLIAYLLLTWIGGFDPIWIQTGVLMAALPPAATIYVIAAQYRIYVLEGSSGILLGTAASVVTLSLVLYLVTTGLLPLDPFGS; this is encoded by the coding sequence ATGAGTGATGTCGTGGGCCTCGCCCTGCCGTTCTTTGGTCTGATCCTTCTCGGTTTCGTCGCTGGCCGCATCTGGCACGAGGACGAGAAGGCGCTCGCCTGGCTGAACCTTTACGTGATCTATTTCGCGCTCCCGGCGCTTTTCTTCGAGGTGCTGTCGAAGACGCCGATCGAAGAGCTGACAAACGGCAGCTTCATATTCGCGACGACCTTTGCGACCTATACCGCGTTTGCTTTCGCTTTTGCGTTTGCGGTGCTCAGGAACGACGGTCGCATTCCTGAGGCGACCGTCCAGGGGCTTGTCGGCGGCTACGGCAATGTCGGTTATATGGGCGCGCCTCTGGCGATCGTGGCCCTCGGGCCGCAGGCAGCCGCTCCGGCTGCACTGATCTTCAGCTTCGATGTGACCCTCGTCTTTACGTTGGCGCCCCTCATGATGGCGATGAGCGGCGCCAGTCATCAGCCGATCGGCTCAATCTTGACGTCGATTCCCCGCAAAGTGCTCCTGCATCCTTTTATCCTTGCGACGCTTGCAGGTGTTGCGGCCGCTTTCATCGGCGTTGGCCTTCCCGCACCGCTGGAGCGGTTCCTTTCGCTCCTGGGCGGATCTGCCGCGCCCTGCGCGCTCTTTGCACTCGGGGTGACGGTCGGCCTAAGACCGCTGCGGCGGGTGCCCGGCGAACTGCCGGTTCTGATCGCGATCAAGCTTCTCGTGCATCCGCTGATCGCGTATCTCCTCCTCACTTGGATCGGAGGTTTCGATCCGATCTGGATCCAGACCGGCGTCTTGATGGCGGCGCTGCCTCCTGCGGCCACGATCTACGTCATCGCGGCGCAGTATCGTATCTATGTGCTGGAAGGCTCGTCGGGCATCCTGCTCGGTACCGCGGCCTCGGTGGTCACTCTCAGCCTCGTTCTTTATTTGGTCACCACGGGCCTTCTGCCGCTCGATCCGTTCGGATCTTAG
- a CDS encoding UbiH/UbiF family hydroxylase: MKPRDDFEICIVGGGATGWAAALAAAEAGRTTAIIAPSAAFPVGRTAALFAGSIELLEQFGAMPDLASAAAPLQAMRLIDDTGRLIRAPEVTFYAGEIGLNAFGYNIPNRRLVEALSERARNSRYITIFEDTASELSFRNDCVHITTGRGTSLKSDLVVGADGVRSLVRAKTGIAVRRWRYAQSALVTTLSITHPHHSVSTEFHTDRGPFTLVPMQGNNVSLVWVERPREAALLCEIPDEEFARRAERSAHSLLGAMQVTSPRVSYPLSAGLADRFASGRALLIGEAAHIFPPIGAQGLNLGLRDVEALKTVLSLNRSRLDEGTAAEFHRLRQADVRSRTLAVDLLNRSLLTGLLPVQALRAVALSAAGGFAPFRRFLMQQGLAKTFRGL; this comes from the coding sequence ATGAAGCCACGCGACGATTTCGAAATCTGCATCGTCGGAGGCGGTGCCACAGGCTGGGCGGCGGCGCTCGCGGCGGCAGAGGCCGGGCGGACAACTGCCATCATCGCTCCGTCTGCGGCCTTTCCCGTTGGACGCACCGCCGCTCTTTTCGCGGGTTCTATCGAGCTTCTGGAACAGTTCGGTGCCATGCCGGATCTCGCCTCGGCCGCGGCCCCTTTGCAGGCGATGCGGCTCATCGACGACACCGGACGGCTCATTCGCGCGCCAGAAGTGACATTCTACGCCGGCGAGATCGGCTTGAACGCCTTTGGCTACAACATTCCCAACCGTCGCCTCGTCGAAGCGCTCTCCGAGCGCGCACGCAACAGCCGATACATCACCATCTTCGAGGATACGGCCAGCGAACTGAGCTTCCGCAACGATTGCGTTCACATCACCACCGGGCGCGGCACGTCCTTGAAGAGTGACCTCGTGGTGGGCGCGGACGGCGTGCGCTCCCTCGTTCGAGCCAAAACCGGCATAGCTGTCAGACGCTGGCGCTATGCCCAATCGGCACTGGTGACGACGTTGTCCATCACCCACCCACACCATTCCGTCTCGACAGAGTTCCACACAGATCGGGGTCCGTTCACCCTCGTCCCGATGCAGGGCAACAATGTCAGCCTGGTCTGGGTCGAACGACCGCGCGAGGCCGCTCTTCTCTGCGAGATCCCCGACGAGGAATTCGCAAGGCGGGCGGAACGCTCCGCGCACTCGCTCCTGGGCGCAATGCAGGTCACCTCACCTCGCGTGAGCTATCCTCTTTCAGCTGGTCTTGCCGACCGCTTTGCCTCCGGACGCGCACTTCTGATCGGTGAGGCCGCCCATATTTTTCCGCCGATCGGCGCTCAGGGCCTCAATCTCGGCCTCCGCGACGTCGAAGCTCTTAAAACTGTCCTGTCGCTCAATCGCAGCCGGCTCGACGAAGGCACGGCTGCGGAGTTTCATCGCCTGCGTCAGGCCGATGTCCGCAGCCGCACCCTCGCCGTCGATCTTCTGAACCGGTCGCTGCTGACGGGGCTCCTGCCGGTACAGGCATTGCGCGCGGTCGCACTCTCGGCAGCCGGCGGCTTTGCGCCCTTCCGTCGCTTTTTGATGCAGCAGGGTCTGGCGAAAACGTTTCGGGGTTTGTGA
- a CDS encoding quinone oxidoreductase family protein codes for MTIVVRVHAHGGPEVLQVEDQNVGDPGEGDVKIRHEAIGLNYLDTYYRTGLYNAPNGLPFTPGNEGAGTVVSVGAGVSRFRVGDRVAYVGGLGAYAAERVIAADSLVRLPDEIDFKTGAAMMLKGLTAQYLLRQTFRVERGQTILFHAAAGGVGLIACQWAKHLGATVIGTVGSADKAELAKAHGCTHTINYREEDFVSRVKEITDGRLCDVVYDSVGQSTYPGSLDCLKPRGMWVSFGQSSGPIKDFNLGLLAQKGSLYACRPTLFSYITQRESLQAMADDLFHVVADGIVSIKVNQAFALKDVAEAHRALESRETTGATVLIP; via the coding sequence GTGACGATTGTCGTTCGGGTTCACGCGCATGGCGGACCGGAGGTGCTGCAGGTCGAAGACCAAAATGTCGGCGATCCGGGTGAGGGCGATGTCAAGATCCGGCACGAAGCGATCGGTCTCAACTACCTCGATACCTACTATCGAACAGGGCTCTACAACGCGCCGAACGGCTTACCTTTCACGCCTGGCAACGAGGGGGCTGGAACCGTCGTTTCCGTGGGAGCCGGGGTTTCGCGGTTTCGGGTGGGCGACCGGGTCGCCTATGTGGGCGGGCTCGGGGCCTATGCCGCCGAGCGGGTAATTGCTGCCGATAGTCTGGTGCGGCTTCCCGACGAGATCGACTTCAAGACCGGCGCGGCGATGATGCTGAAGGGGCTGACGGCCCAATATCTCCTGCGCCAGACGTTTCGGGTCGAGCGCGGTCAGACGATCCTCTTTCATGCGGCTGCCGGCGGGGTCGGGTTGATCGCCTGCCAATGGGCGAAACATCTCGGTGCGACTGTCATCGGGACTGTCGGGTCGGCCGATAAGGCGGAACTCGCGAAAGCTCACGGCTGCACGCATACGATCAATTATCGCGAAGAGGATTTCGTCTCTCGCGTCAAAGAAATCACCGATGGCAGGCTGTGCGACGTCGTCTACGATTCCGTCGGCCAGAGCACCTATCCCGGATCGCTCGATTGCCTGAAGCCGCGCGGCATGTGGGTGTCGTTCGGCCAATCCTCAGGGCCGATCAAGGACTTCAACCTCGGTCTGCTGGCCCAGAAGGGGTCACTCTACGCCTGTCGCCCGACCCTTTTCAGCTACATTACCCAGCGCGAGAGCCTGCAGGCGATGGCGGATGATCTCTTCCATGTCGTCGCTGACGGGATCGTCTCGATCAAGGTGAACCAGGCATTTGCCTTGAAGGATGTGGCAGAAGCCCACCGTGCGCTCGAAAGCCGGGAAACGACGGGAGCGACGGTTCTCATTCCGTAA
- the hspQ gene encoding heat shock protein HspQ, with product MDNMRSAKFNIGDVVKHRFLPFRGVIFDVDPVFDNTEEWYNAIPVEIRPSKDQPFYHLLAENAETEYVAYVSEQNLVPDDSGEPVRHPQVTELFASFENGQYQMREAIN from the coding sequence ATGGACAACATGCGATCAGCCAAATTCAATATCGGTGACGTCGTCAAGCATCGCTTCCTGCCGTTCCGCGGGGTGATTTTTGACGTCGATCCTGTCTTCGACAACACAGAGGAATGGTACAACGCCATCCCGGTCGAGATCAGGCCGTCGAAGGACCAGCCGTTCTATCATTTGTTGGCGGAGAACGCGGAAACCGAATACGTGGCCTACGTCTCCGAGCAAAATCTCGTCCCAGACGATTCGGGTGAGCCCGTTCGTCATCCGCAGGTTACCGAGCTGTTCGCCTCGTTCGAGAACGGCCAGTACCAAATGCGTGAGGCCATCAACTAG